A portion of the bacterium genome contains these proteins:
- a CDS encoding WecB/TagA/CpsF family glycosyltransferase, protein MKRPRVRIGSLEIDDLDWSEALEKVAELAARRRGGYVTTPNVDHVVLADSDPGFREINREADLVFADGMPLLWVARLLGTPLRAKISGSDFLVRFAAPAAARRFRLFFLGGRPGAAAAAARRLREENPGLEVAGVECPPFGFELDPERNRAVTEAIRRSGADLVFVGLGTPKQERWISRYRRDYHPAFSVPCGAGFDFLSGQVPRAPRWMRRAGMEWCWRLLREPRRLGRRYLVRDARFLPIVFRQWLHGNRTR, encoded by the coding sequence GTGAAACGGCCGCGGGTCAGGATCGGGAGCCTCGAGATCGACGACCTCGACTGGAGCGAAGCCCTGGAGAAGGTGGCGGAGCTGGCGGCCCGTCGCCGCGGCGGCTACGTCACCACCCCCAACGTCGACCACGTGGTCCTGGCGGACTCCGACCCCGGTTTCCGGGAGATCAACCGGGAAGCGGACCTGGTCTTCGCCGACGGGATGCCGCTGCTGTGGGTGGCGCGGCTTTTGGGCACGCCGCTTCGGGCCAAAATTTCCGGGTCCGATTTCCTGGTCCGGTTCGCCGCCCCGGCGGCCGCCCGGCGTTTCCGGCTGTTTTTCCTCGGCGGCCGACCCGGGGCCGCCGCCGCCGCCGCCCGGCGTCTGCGGGAAGAAAACCCGGGGCTGGAGGTGGCCGGGGTCGAATGCCCCCCCTTCGGCTTCGAGCTCGATCCGGAGCGGAACCGGGCCGTGACGGAAGCCATCCGCCGCTCAGGGGCCGACCTGGTCTTCGTGGGGCTGGGGACCCCCAAGCAGGAGCGGTGGATCAGCCGCTACCGCCGGGACTACCACCCCGCCTTCAGCGTCCCCTGCGGGGCCGGGTTCGATTTCCTTTCCGGCCAAGTCCCCCGCGCGCCCCGCTGGATGCGCCGCGCCGGAATGGAATGGTGCTGGCGGCTGCTCCGGGAGCCCCGGCGCCTGGGCCGGAGGTACCTGGTCCGGGACGCGCGGTTTCTCCCCATCGTTTTCAGGCAGTGGCTTCATGGAAACAGGACGAGATAA
- a CDS encoding glycosyltransferase, protein MRRSNILITTSVLDRRGAEKMILELASRLDRDRFQPLVLCLRPQTDMAEDFARAGVEVAVLGMRAYFEYRALRAFRRLIRDRRIDLVHTHLYRDAVYGRILGKRAGAAVVSTLHNSYVWRPRSQLWLDRATARWADRITAVSEAVRRFAVEREGMPADKVTVLHNGIETSRYRVPPGTREEVRKRMGVGPDELLVGSLGHLTRQKGFRYLVDAAPDVVREVPEARFLVFGEGELGGELEARVRDRGLGDRFRFPGFREDIPEVLSAFDLFVLPSLWEGLPVVLIEAMAAGLPIVATDVDGNLEVTGGRERGEGVPSADAGALAREIVRLLRDPGRRRALGEAGRARARERFDVQIMVRNYERLYRDLLARREGREG, encoded by the coding sequence ATGAGGCGATCGAATATACTGATCACGACGTCCGTCCTCGACCGCCGGGGGGCGGAAAAGATGATCCTGGAACTGGCGAGCCGGCTCGACCGGGACCGGTTCCAACCCCTGGTTCTCTGTCTCCGCCCCCAGACCGACATGGCCGAGGACTTCGCCCGGGCCGGGGTGGAGGTGGCGGTTCTGGGGATGAGGGCCTACTTCGAGTACCGGGCGCTCCGGGCGTTCCGGCGGCTGATCCGCGACCGCCGCATCGATCTGGTCCACACCCACCTCTACCGCGACGCCGTCTACGGGAGGATCCTGGGCAAGCGCGCCGGCGCCGCCGTCGTCTCCACCCTGCACAACAGCTACGTCTGGCGGCCCCGCTCCCAGCTCTGGCTCGACCGGGCCACCGCCCGGTGGGCCGACCGGATCACGGCAGTTTCCGAAGCGGTGCGGCGGTTCGCGGTCGAGCGCGAGGGGATGCCGGCGGATAAAGTCACGGTTCTTCACAACGGGATCGAAACCTCCCGCTACCGCGTCCCCCCGGGGACCAGGGAGGAGGTCCGAAAGCGGATGGGGGTCGGGCCGGACGAGCTGCTGGTGGGCAGCCTGGGGCACCTGACCCGCCAGAAAGGGTTTCGCTATCTGGTCGACGCCGCCCCGGACGTCGTCCGCGAGGTGCCCGAGGCCCGCTTCCTGGTCTTCGGGGAGGGCGAGCTCGGGGGCGAACTCGAGGCGCGCGTCCGGGATCGGGGGTTGGGGGACCGCTTCCGGTTCCCCGGGTTCCGCGAGGACATCCCCGAGGTGCTGAGCGCGTTCGACCTCTTCGTGCTCCCCTCCCTCTGGGAAGGGCTGCCGGTGGTGTTGATCGAAGCCATGGCGGCGGGGCTGCCGATCGTGGCCACCGACGTCGACGGCAACCTCGAGGTCACCGGGGGCCGGGAGCGCGGGGAAGGCGTCCCCAGCGCCGACGCCGGCGCGTTGGCCCGGGAGATCGTCCGCCTGCTCCGCGACCCGGGGCGCCGCCGGGCCCTGGGGGAGGCCGGCCGCGCCCGCGCCCGCGAACGTTTCGACGTACAGATCATGGTCCGCAACTACGAGCGCCTCTACCGGGACCTGCTGGCGCGGCGGGAAGGAAGGGAAGGGTGA
- a CDS encoding oligosaccharide flippase family protein, producing MKRGRGFAGNAACRFAGVGCQYLLFFATAFLINRAAGSGALGDYMLAVTILNLAGFAATGGLKFGVVRSAARALARGDLSGARATIGSSVAFSLAAGALLVAALWFWAVPLARGFFRSPGLETALKIVAAAVPAFAVMTVLVSGLQAFKEIGKKVFLENIAQPAAALILIGGAFLAGLGFDAVVLAWCVSIPLAAAGAWLLLRPLLASGAGTPAGAFPREGFPGLLGYSLPLLAVGLLYYVFTRIDLIMLGHFRTASEVGVYGLAARLAMLIALPMEAVNAIMEPTVAEIGREDKAALSAIYRASTPWVLYGGVGLFGVLFWGSPAVFSSFGPSFSPGWGILAILGWGQLVNLGVGSAGVLLSMTGHSRVEFYNAAAMVGVNVALNLALIPVYGGAGAALATGVSLAGINLLRLIEVGAILGVGPFSSRYAGTVLCALAAAVGAGVYRACFTELPSPGAALVAVAVFAAVYLLLGSRILLDDRSLAGFNNQLRRLLGRR from the coding sequence ATGAAGCGAGGGCGCGGGTTCGCGGGCAACGCCGCCTGCCGGTTCGCCGGCGTCGGCTGCCAGTATCTGCTGTTCTTCGCGACTGCGTTCCTGATCAACCGGGCGGCGGGCAGCGGCGCCCTGGGCGACTACATGCTGGCGGTGACCATCCTCAACCTGGCCGGTTTCGCCGCCACCGGAGGCCTCAAATTCGGGGTGGTTCGGTCCGCCGCCCGCGCCCTGGCCCGGGGCGATCTTTCCGGCGCGCGCGCCACGATCGGTTCGTCGGTCGCTTTTTCCCTGGCGGCGGGGGCGCTCCTGGTCGCGGCGCTCTGGTTCTGGGCCGTTCCCCTGGCCCGCGGTTTCTTCCGCTCCCCCGGCCTGGAAACCGCGCTGAAGATCGTCGCGGCCGCCGTCCCCGCCTTCGCGGTCATGACCGTGCTCGTTTCCGGGCTCCAGGCTTTCAAGGAGATCGGCAAGAAGGTTTTTCTGGAAAACATCGCCCAGCCGGCGGCGGCCCTGATCCTGATCGGGGGCGCCTTCCTGGCGGGGTTGGGATTCGACGCCGTGGTCCTGGCCTGGTGCGTCTCCATTCCCCTGGCCGCGGCCGGGGCCTGGCTGCTCCTGCGGCCCTTGCTGGCCTCCGGGGCCGGGACCCCGGCCGGCGCGTTTCCCCGGGAAGGGTTTCCCGGGCTCCTGGGCTATTCGCTGCCCCTGCTGGCGGTGGGGCTGCTCTACTACGTCTTCACCAGGATCGACCTGATCATGCTCGGCCATTTCCGGACCGCCTCCGAGGTCGGGGTTTACGGCTTGGCCGCCCGCCTGGCCATGCTTATCGCCCTGCCCATGGAAGCGGTGAACGCGATCATGGAGCCGACCGTGGCCGAGATCGGCAGGGAGGACAAGGCGGCGCTGTCGGCGATCTACCGGGCGTCGACCCCCTGGGTCCTCTACGGCGGGGTGGGATTGTTCGGCGTGCTGTTCTGGGGGTCGCCGGCGGTCTTCTCCTCGTTCGGCCCCTCCTTCTCTCCGGGGTGGGGGATACTCGCCATCCTCGGCTGGGGCCAGCTGGTCAACCTGGGCGTGGGCTCGGCCGGGGTTCTCCTGAGCATGACCGGCCATTCCCGGGTCGAATTCTACAACGCGGCGGCGATGGTGGGAGTGAACGTCGCCCTCAACCTGGCCCTGATCCCCGTCTACGGGGGCGCCGGGGCGGCCCTGGCCACGGGGGTTTCGCTGGCGGGGATCAACCTGCTCCGGCTGATCGAGGTCGGGGCGATTCTCGGAGTCGGCCCGTTTTCTTCCCGGTACGCGGGGACGGTCCTCTGCGCCCTGGCGGCCGCGGTCGGCGCCGGGGTTTACCGGGCCTGCTTCACGGAGCTCCCTTCCCCGGGAGCCGCCCTGGTCGCCGTGGCGGTCTTCGCCGCGGTCTACCTCCTCCTCGGCTCCCGCATACTCCTTGACGACCGTTCCCTCGCCGGATTTAATAATCAACTCCGGCGCCTGCTCGGCCGCCGGTGA